The Alkalihalobacillus sp. TS-13 genomic interval GGCGACGGACTTCCTGAAGCACTTCCTCTTCTGTCGGGGCCGTAAAGTGGGCATTCCCGCTTTTTGTACCATGTACCTTTGCTCCGCCCAAGTCTTCTGAACTGATTTTTTCACCCGTGACGGTCTCGATGACTTTCGGTCCAGTAATGAACATTTGGCTTGTCTTCTCAACCATGAACACGAAATCCGTGATGGCAGGCGAATAGACAGCCCCGCCTGCACAAGGGCCTAAAATGACAGAAATCTGAGGGATGACACCGGAGTATATCGAATTTCGATAGAAGATCTGGCCATATCCATCAAGAGAAACAACACCTTCCTGAATCCGCGCACCACCTGAATCATTTAGACCGATGAAAGGTGCTCCATTTTCTGCAGCCAAATCCATCACCTTTGCAATCTTTTGAGCATGCATTTCTCCTAAGGCTCCACCGAAAACGGTGAAATCCTGGGCGAACAAATAAACAGGTCTCCCATGGATCGTCCCATATCCGGTGACAACTCCCTCACCTGGTGCGTGATTTTTATCCATACCGAAATCAGAGCTGCGATGTTCGATGAATGAATTGATTTCCACAAAGCTGTCTTTATCTAGAAGAAGATCGATCCGTTCCCTTGCCGTAAGTTTTCCTTTTTCATGCTGCTTTTCGATCCGTTCATCACCGCCCCCCATTTCAACCTGGCGGCGTCGATCATAAAGTTCATTGATTTTATCATAGATGTCCATACCTACAAACGCTCCTTCGATGGTTTCTCGCATAATTCATAAAGTACACCATTTGTTGATTTTGGATGCATAAAAGCAATTGAAGCGCCTCCCGCTCCCGGCTTAGGTGTATCATGAATCATCTGGATCCCCTTCTGTTTAATTTCCTCGATGCGGTCTTTTATGTTCACTACCCCTAATGCAACGTGATGTATTCCTGATCCACGCTTTTCTAAAAACGATCGGATCGGGCTTGATTCGGAAGTCGGTTCCAACAGCTCGAGCTTGACGTTTCCAGCATTTACAAACGCTACCTTCACAGCTTCTGAAGCCACTTCTTCAATGCCTTCTAATTTTAGCTGTAGAATATCTAAATAAAATGGCAATGATTCATCCAGAGATTCTACTGCAATACCAATATGATCGATTTTCTGAACGATATCCACTGGGGTTTCCATTGAAATCCCATCACGCTGGCATACAACTTTTTCAATATATTTTGCGGTTTCGAGTGACGGGGTTCCAGGCGTAAAGATTTTCTGTATGCCTTGATCCTCTAGAAACGGAATGTCTTCCCACGGAATCACCCCTCCACCGATGACGATGATGTCATCAGCTCCTTGGGCTTTCAAACCCTTCACAATCTCAGGAAAAAGCTCATTGTGTGCACCGGATAGACAGGACAAGCCGATCGCATCTACATCCTCTTGTATCGCTGAGGCGACGATTTGTTCAGGAGTCTGTCTTAAGCCGGTATAAATGACCTCCATCCCATAGTCACGCAGCGCTTGAGATATGATCAATGCCCCGCGATCGTGGCCATCAAGACCAGGTTTTGCAATCAAAACACGTATTTTCTTTTTCATCTCCACTACCTCCGTATACCTGCCAGGATGTCAGTTAGGCAGGTTTAGTCACAGTTGTATATTTCTTTAGGCTCTATTAAAGGACTATGTGATTATAAGCGAAATTTGCGACACTCCTTCGGGAAGAGCGGGCCAGGCGAGACCCGTGGAGGTTCTGCCTAGCTCAACGACCAGTCACTTGGATCACTTCAAACCTCCTGCGGCGACCACAGCCTCCTCGTCAGTTTTCCAGTGACCTACGTGACTAGGCGGGTCGCTTCCGCTTTTCGTTTGCCCGCGGAAAGGGAGTGAATTTCGCAGACATCAATAGTAAAAACGAACAAAGCTTTCCTTTATAGGACTGGTAAAAAAACTAAAAATTATATACCTGTAAATTCACCGAATTCTTCACGCAGCACGCCACATATTTCTCCAATTGTACAATAGGAACGGACACATTCCACTATATGAGGCATGAGGTTTTCTGAATCTTGGGCTGCTTTACGCAATTTTTCTAACTGAGCGCTCGCTCGTTGCTGGTCTCTTTTGCTTCGTACTTCGCCTAGCTTGCTTACCTGGTTCGCGCTCAATTCCGGATTCAATCGATGCAATTCAGGTTTCGGCTCATCATCCAATTGATATGCATTCATGCCAACGACAATCTGATCGCCTTTTTCAATTGCTTTTTGTGTTTCATATGCGGTGTGATGAATTTCACGCTGCATGTACCCCTGTTCAACAGCAGAAACTGCTCCGCCGAGTTCATTGATTTTTTCCAGATAAAGATTCGCTTCGTTTTCAAGTTCATCTGTCAGTGATTCTACATAATAAGAACCAGCAAGTGGATCTACGGTGTCCGCTACACCACTTTCATTGGCAAGGATCTGCTGGGTCCGTAAAGCAATTCTAGCAGATTCTTCTGTCGGAAGAGCGAGAGCCTCGTCGCGGGAATTCGTATGCAAGCTTTGCGTTCCACCCAATATTGCGGAAAGTGCCTGGACTGTTACACGTACGACATTGTTGTCTGGCTGCTGGGCGGTCAAGGTTGAACCGCCAGTTTGAGTATGGAACCGAAGCTGCCAGCTTTTCGGATTCTTTGCTTGATATGTTTCTTTCATGATTTTTGCCCACATTCTACGTGCCGCCCTGAATTTAGCAATTTCTTCAAAAAACTCATTATGCGCATTAAAGAAGAATGCCAGACGAGGTGCAAACTGATCGATATCAAGACCAGCTTCTAGAGCCGCTTCAACATATGCTTTTCCATTCGCAATCGTGAAAGCTAATTCCTGCGCTGCTGTGGCACCAGCCTCACGTATGTGGTAACCCGATATGCTGATTGTGTTCCATCGAGGTACATTTTCAGCACAGTAGGCGAAGATATCTGTGATCAAGCGCATTGAAGGCTTCGGTGGAAAGATATACGTCCCTCTCGCAATGTACTCTTTTAAAATATCGTTTTGGATTGTTCCAGATATCTTTTCCGGAGATATCCCTTGTTTTTCAGCTACCACGATGTACATCGCCAATAGGACAGCTGCCGGGGCGTTGATTGTCATTGAAGTACTTACTTTATCCAACGGAATATCGTTCAATAATGCTTCCATATCCTCTAGAGAGTCGATAGCGACCCCGACTTTTCCTACCTCTCCTCTTGACATGGCGTGATCTGAATCGTACCCGATCTGAGTAGGAAGATCGAATGCTACGGATAATCCAGTTTGTCCTTGATCCAGAAGGTAACGGAACCGCTTGTTCGTCTCTTCAGCAGACCCGAAACCTGCATACTGACGCATCGTCCAATGTCTCGCACGGTACATCGTCGGCTGGATCCCTCTTGTAAAAGGATATTGACCCGGCAGACCGAGTTTCTCCATATATGATGAATTTAATTGTACTGGAAGGTATAGTCTTTCAATATCGATACTAGATGATGTCTTGAACGCTTCCTTACGTTCTGGAAATCGATTCATCAACTTTTTTGTCATTTCTTGCCACTCTTTATATGCTTGCTCGAACCCTTTTTCATGTTCCATTCTAGAAGCCTCCTTTTGCATACATGTTTACCACCTACTTCACTTCTCTATGAAAGCGGTTAACTCCTGCATTTTCTCGAAAAAACTCGACACGCTTTGCGCTTGTACCGTCAACCTTTTCTCTGTACAATAAGATGTAAGAATCTTAGGAGGTAATAGCAATGCGTAATAAATGGATGAAAATCATGATTTATCTGATGATCATCGCCATGTGCATTTCACTTCTTGCAAATGTTGCATTCATGTTTTAACCTTGATCGCTTGGAAGGCTAACCAAGTCTCGACAAGCTTAAAAAGGATAAAAAACGTTTAAATCGGCAATGATGATTGAAAATGGAGAAGTCAGACAGAGAGGAGCGTGTGATGTGATGTCAGAACAATTCCAGGAATTGAAAAACATTTTTTCCAGAACTGAGGATGCTTTGAACGTTTTCATGGGTATCCTTGAACCAACAATCGAAAATGCAAAAGACGAGCATGAAAGGCTCTATTTCCATCACATTTATGAAGAAGAAGAACATCGTCAGGATCGATTGACGATGTTGAACCCAAAGCTTGATCATTTCATCAATAATCCTGAGACTTCCCATCCTTCAAATCATGAATTCGTAAGAGTCCTACAGGATATCAGTCTTGAAAAATTCGGCCTTCATAATTTCTTGGAGCATTTAGATCTCGCATTATTTCAGTTTAAAGATACGGAACATGAATCAAGTCTGCAAAGCCTACGGGACATGACCAATGAAGATTACCAAACCATCAAAACGATGTTAAATGACTTGAATGACCAGTTTGAAGGGATCGTAAGTACAGAAGCATCGATTCCAACAGATGAAAAAGAAGACAAAGCTGGCCATCTGAAAGTGGATATGTACTCATCTCAAACTTCAGATCGAAATTCAGACGCTGCACCAGAACCTGAACCCAAACCTGAGCCGGAAAAAGAAAGACGCTACAAAAAAGGACTAACAGTCGGAAGCCTTAAAGGGAGGTAATTATTATGAACAAAGTTGACGTATTTGCAGATTCTCCATTAAGTGATCGTGATTGGCAGCAGTTGGATTCCACAATTATGGACAGTATCAAAAGACAACTGATCGGGAGACGTTTTATCGATATTTATGGTCCACTTGGTCAAGGGGTACAAACAGTAACCAACGATGTATATGAAGAGAAAGAACTTGGATCAATGGGCTATCATGGTGAAAACCTCCAGCTATCTGAACCGACAAAACGTGTGAACCTCACCATTCCATTACTGTATAAAGATTTCATCCTCTACTGGCGCGATATTGAACAAGCGAAAACGCTGGATATCCCTGTCGACTTCTCAGCTGCCGCTAATGCTGCTGCCCAGTCCGCCCTTCTAGAAGATGACATGATTTTCAATGGAGCGAAAAAGTTTGATATAGAAGGCTTAATGAATGTAAAAGGTAGGTTGACCCACATTCGTGAGGATTGGATGAAATCAGGCAATGCATTCACGGATATCGTGGAAGCACGAAACAAACTTCTTAAAATGGGGCACAGCGGACCATATGCTTTAGTTCTTTCCCCTTCCCTCTATGCGTTGATTCATCGGGTGCATGAAGGGACGCATGTACTCGAGATTGAACATATCAGGGAGCTTGTAACAGATGGGATTTTCCAATCACCTGTCATAAAAGAAGATTCTGGTGCCTTGATCGCTACCGGCCGTGAAAACCTGGATCTTGCAATTGCTGAAGATTTCGATTCAGCCTTCATGGATACTGAACATATGAACTATCTATTCCGTGTGTATGAAAGCTCAGTTCTTCGGATCAAGCGTCCGTCAGCGATCTGTACACTTGATGCACCAACAAAAAAGTAGAATCCTGAATGGGATTCTACTTTTTTACTAAGCGATTTTGAATGGATTTTTAAGTGGCTGCTTTTTCAAATGTGTCAGTTCCGCTTCTTGTTCGATTGCATCTTCACCGATATCATTGATGATTGCTGAGACCTCTTCTTCGAATATAGGTGTACAAGCACCTTCATTGATTTCGCATAACCGTTTCAGATAGTCTAGCCGTTGACTAGTTTTAAAATCTTTATAGTGATTGTTTTTCAATTCTTGAATCGGACAGTGGCGACAAGAAGCCATCATACTGATATCTTTTACGTTTACAATGTATTTTTCACCGTCATCGGTAATGAAGCCAATCGAATAGAATGTGGAACCAGAAAAATCAATGTTCGTAATGACTGGATATGTAAATTCTTCACCAGTACTCAAACGTATACGACTTGCTTCAATTGCTCCACCAATTTTTCGTTCGTTCGTCAAAAGTGTATGCATGTCAGTGAAGCCATTTACATCGTATCCCATTTGAAAAGCCTCCTATCAATAAATATGATAATCATTCTCAGCGATATTTATTCTCATTGTAAGTGAAAATCATTCTCAAGTCAACAACATTTTATAATTGTTTCTTTTTGCGAAATCCACCACCTTTCCGTGGGAGTCTCGAGATTTTCACTTAAAATTAAGGCAACATTAAAGTTGACAAAGACAAAAAAGGAGGATCTCTTTATCATGAAAAAGCCTTTGACCATTGGTTCCTTAAAATCACAATCCGCTTCTGCGGCAGGAAGTGAAAATGATGTTCCCCCAAATGCAGGAAAGACTACGGCCAATGTGGCAGAACCTCACGAAAACCATCAGGTAAATACTATATATATAATCCAAAATGGAACAGCATATTCAGTTCGTCTCGATAAATACATGACGTTATTGGACTCTGCACTGCAGCAAGGAAATAAGATTGATTTTAAATGTAAAAAAGGGACTTGTGGCAGATGCAAAGTCCAACTGTTGAAAGGTATGTCCATACTGACCGAGCCTAATGATCAGGAAGAAGAAAAACTTGATAATTTAATCGATCAAGGATTCAGGCTTGCATGCCAGTCCCGCCTGAAATAAGTTTATCGAGTGGATAATTTCTATTCCATAATGCGCTGTTCTTTTGCGATTTGTTCAAACGGTTTTTTCATATCGACGATCAGGATTTTTGTGCCCAGCGGGACATGATCATACAACCATTTGATATCATCCTCATAAAAACGGACACAGCCGGCTGTGATAAAATGGCCGATCGCTTTTGGTGTATTCGT includes:
- a CDS encoding methylmalonyl-CoA mutase, which gives rise to MEHEKGFEQAYKEWQEMTKKLMNRFPERKEAFKTSSSIDIERLYLPVQLNSSYMEKLGLPGQYPFTRGIQPTMYRARHWTMRQYAGFGSAEETNKRFRYLLDQGQTGLSVAFDLPTQIGYDSDHAMSRGEVGKVGVAIDSLEDMEALLNDIPLDKVSTSMTINAPAAVLLAMYIVVAEKQGISPEKISGTIQNDILKEYIARGTYIFPPKPSMRLITDIFAYCAENVPRWNTISISGYHIREAGATAAQELAFTIANGKAYVEAALEAGLDIDQFAPRLAFFFNAHNEFFEEIAKFRAARRMWAKIMKETYQAKNPKSWQLRFHTQTGGSTLTAQQPDNNVVRVTVQALSAILGGTQSLHTNSRDEALALPTEESARIALRTQQILANESGVADTVDPLAGSYYVESLTDELENEANLYLEKINELGGAVSAVEQGYMQREIHHTAYETQKAIEKGDQIVVGMNAYQLDDEPKPELHRLNPELSANQVSKLGEVRSKRDQQRASAQLEKLRKAAQDSENLMPHIVECVRSYCTIGEICGVLREEFGEFTGI
- a CDS encoding IMEF encapsulin system ferritin-like cargo protein; its protein translation is MMIENGEVRQRGACDVMSEQFQELKNIFSRTEDALNVFMGILEPTIENAKDEHERLYFHHIYEEEEHRQDRLTMLNPKLDHFINNPETSHPSNHEFVRVLQDISLEKFGLHNFLEHLDLALFQFKDTEHESSLQSLRDMTNEDYQTIKTMLNDLNDQFEGIVSTEASIPTDEKEDKAGHLKVDMYSSQTSDRNSDAAPEPEPKPEPEKERRYKKGLTVGSLKGR
- the prli42 gene encoding stressosome-associated protein Prli42 translates to MRNKWMKIMIYLMIIAMCISLLANVAFMF
- a CDS encoding 2Fe-2S iron-sulfur cluster-binding protein, which gives rise to MKKPLTIGSLKSQSASAAGSENDVPPNAGKTTANVAEPHENHQVNTIYIIQNGTAYSVRLDKYMTLLDSALQQGNKIDFKCKKGTCGRCKVQLLKGMSILTEPNDQEEEKLDNLIDQGFRLACQSRLK
- a CDS encoding family 1 encapsulin nanocompartment shell protein, whose product is MNKVDVFADSPLSDRDWQQLDSTIMDSIKRQLIGRRFIDIYGPLGQGVQTVTNDVYEEKELGSMGYHGENLQLSEPTKRVNLTIPLLYKDFILYWRDIEQAKTLDIPVDFSAAANAAAQSALLEDDMIFNGAKKFDIEGLMNVKGRLTHIREDWMKSGNAFTDIVEARNKLLKMGHSGPYALVLSPSLYALIHRVHEGTHVLEIEHIRELVTDGIFQSPVIKEDSGALIATGRENLDLAIAEDFDSAFMDTEHMNYLFRVYESSVLRIKRPSAICTLDAPTKK
- the mce gene encoding methylmalonyl-CoA epimerase, which encodes MKKKIRVLIAKPGLDGHDRGALIISQALRDYGMEVIYTGLRQTPEQIVASAIQEDVDAIGLSCLSGAHNELFPEIVKGLKAQGADDIIVIGGGVIPWEDIPFLEDQGIQKIFTPGTPSLETAKYIEKVVCQRDGISMETPVDIVQKIDHIGIAVESLDESLPFYLDILQLKLEGIEEVASEAVKVAFVNAGNVKLELLEPTSESSPIRSFLEKRGSGIHHVALGVVNIKDRIEEIKQKGIQMIHDTPKPGAGGASIAFMHPKSTNGVLYELCEKPSKERL